A single Nitrospira sp. DNA region contains:
- a CDS encoding DUF2892 domain-containing protein has product MNTRRIHDGIVGAVLTLGVALSYYASPTWLLLPGILGVTLLQSAITGFCPVYFILDRACGTDGSCATSTPTR; this is encoded by the coding sequence ATGAACACACGACGCATTCACGACGGCATCGTCGGAGCCGTACTGACACTTGGCGTGGCGCTGAGCTACTACGCCAGTCCGACCTGGCTGCTTCTGCCGGGCATTCTGGGTGTGACCCTCTTGCAAAGCGCGATAACAGGCTTCTGCCCCGTGTATTTCATCCTAGACCGCGCGTGCGGGACTGACGGCTCCTGCGCGACTTCTACGCCAACACGCTGA
- the msrA gene encoding peptide-methionine (S)-S-oxide reductase MsrA: protein MIEIATLAGGCFWCLEAVYDQVQGVTSVESGYMGGRNACPTYEQVCSGRTGHAEVVRVTFDPTTITFRELLEIFFVIHDPTTLNRQGNDAGTQYRSAIFYHSPEQQSVAADVIAAFSRDQIYANPIVTEVVPTTDFYIAEDYHQDYFVRNPMQGYCSYVVGPKVTKFRKQFAAKLKT from the coding sequence ATGATCGAGATTGCCACACTGGCTGGCGGCTGCTTCTGGTGTTTAGAAGCCGTCTACGATCAAGTGCAGGGCGTGACCTCAGTTGAGTCCGGCTACATGGGCGGCAGGAATGCCTGCCCTACCTACGAGCAGGTCTGCTCGGGGCGCACCGGCCACGCGGAAGTGGTGCGGGTGACGTTTGATCCGACGACGATCACCTTCCGAGAATTGCTGGAAATATTCTTCGTGATTCACGATCCAACGACGCTGAACCGGCAAGGTAACGATGCGGGCACGCAATACCGTTCGGCAATCTTCTACCATTCCCCGGAACAACAGAGCGTGGCGGCTGATGTCATCGCGGCCTTTTCGCGCGATCAGATCTACGCTAATCCCATCGTCACGGAAGTTGTCCCGACCACGGATTTTTACATTGCGGAGGACTACCACCAAGACTATTTCGTCCGCAATCCGATGCAGGGCTACTGCAGCTATGTGGTCGGCCCAAAGGTCACCAAATTTCGCAAACAGTTCGCTGCCAAGCTCAAGACTTGA